The following proteins are co-located in the Aurantiacibacter atlanticus genome:
- the fmt gene encoding methionyl-tRNA formyltransferase — translation MRIVFMGTPDFAVPTLDALVAADHDIACVYSQPPRRSGRGKQERPSPVHARADWLGIAVRHPVSLKDAEAQAEFAALGADVAVVAAYGLILPAAVLETPPLGCLNVHGSLLPRWRGAAPIHRAVEAGDKETGITIMRMEQGLDTGPMLLKSAMPVARKTTGELHDELAATGARLMVEALARLDELQPETQDDTLATYAPKIDKAEARLDFTKPAEILEREVRAFAPFPGSWFELEGERIKLLLAETMDDEGDAGSVLDGSLTIACGTGALRPVILQRAGKPAMPLEDFLRGRKIAAGTRLA, via the coding sequence GTGCGCATAGTCTTTATGGGAACGCCCGATTTTGCAGTGCCAACGCTCGATGCGCTGGTGGCGGCAGATCACGATATTGCCTGCGTCTACAGTCAGCCGCCGCGCCGCTCCGGCCGTGGAAAACAGGAGCGGCCCTCCCCCGTCCATGCGCGGGCAGACTGGCTGGGTATCGCGGTGCGGCATCCCGTCAGCTTGAAAGACGCAGAGGCGCAAGCCGAATTTGCTGCGCTTGGAGCAGATGTGGCGGTGGTGGCTGCCTATGGACTGATTCTGCCGGCCGCCGTGCTGGAAACGCCGCCTCTGGGATGTCTCAATGTCCACGGATCGCTCCTGCCACGATGGCGCGGAGCGGCTCCGATACATCGCGCCGTAGAGGCAGGTGACAAGGAGACAGGCATCACGATCATGCGCATGGAGCAGGGTCTCGACACAGGTCCGATGCTGTTGAAATCCGCGATGCCGGTCGCACGCAAGACCACTGGCGAATTGCATGATGAACTGGCCGCGACAGGCGCACGCCTGATGGTGGAGGCGCTGGCGCGTCTGGACGAACTCCAGCCTGAAACGCAGGACGATACCCTCGCCACCTATGCGCCCAAGATAGACAAGGCAGAGGCTCGTCTGGACTTCACCAAGCCTGCAGAAATTCTCGAACGTGAAGTGCGTGCCTTTGCCCCCTTCCCCGGGAGTTGGTTTGAACTTGAAGGAGAGCGGATCAAGCTTCTTCTTGCAGAAACCATGGATGATGAAGGCGATGCCGGCAGCGTGCTGGACGGATCGCTTACCATCGCCTGTGGCACTGGCGCGCTACGCCCTGTCATCCTACAACGCGCCGGAAAGCCCGCCATGCCACTGGAAGATTTCCTTCGAGGCAGGAAGATTGCAGCCGGGACCAGGCTTGCATGA
- the truA gene encoding tRNA pseudouridine(38-40) synthase TruA: MKRFALTVEFDGTPFFGLQRQAHGPSIQQSIETAAKKVTGENVTLHSAGRTDSGVHAFAMRCHLDLEKDIAPFRLMEALNARLRPDPIAIIGCEHKPNDWHARFSCIGRSYEYRIRNRRAPLTLEKGRAWHIAKPLDHAAMHDAAQSLVGRHDFTTFRSAHCQANDPVKTLDRLDVSREVDAVIIRAAARSFLHHQVRSMVGTLALVGQGQWRVDKVAHALEARNRAALGLNAPPEGLYFVAARYEDESEENII, encoded by the coding sequence ATGAAGCGCTTTGCCCTCACCGTGGAGTTTGATGGCACGCCGTTTTTTGGCCTGCAACGACAGGCACACGGCCCCAGCATCCAGCAATCAATTGAAACAGCTGCAAAAAAAGTGACGGGAGAGAATGTCACGCTGCACAGCGCAGGACGGACGGACAGCGGCGTGCATGCATTTGCCATGCGCTGCCATCTCGATCTGGAAAAGGACATCGCGCCATTCCGCTTGATGGAAGCGCTCAATGCGCGTCTGCGTCCCGATCCAATTGCCATTATCGGTTGCGAGCACAAACCGAATGATTGGCATGCGCGTTTTTCCTGCATTGGCAGAAGCTATGAATACCGCATTCGCAATCGCCGCGCTCCGCTAACGCTGGAAAAAGGACGGGCCTGGCATATCGCAAAACCATTGGATCATGCGGCGATGCATGACGCCGCACAATCGCTTGTCGGGCGGCACGATTTCACCACTTTCCGGTCTGCCCATTGCCAAGCGAATGATCCCGTAAAGACGCTGGACCGACTCGATGTGTCGCGAGAGGTCGACGCGGTCATTATTCGCGCGGCGGCGCGCAGTTTCCTGCATCATCAGGTGCGCTCAATGGTAGGCACGCTGGCTCTTGTCGGACAAGGCCAGTGGCGTGTGGACAAGGTCGCCCACGCGCTTGAAGCGAGAAATCGCGCCGCATTGGGGCTGAATGCGCCGCCCGAAGGCCTATATTTCGTTGCCGCGCGTTACGAAGACGAGTCAGAGGAGAACATCATATGA
- a CDS encoding alcohol dehydrogenase catalytic domain-containing protein, whose translation MTTTGRQLTSTLYPDGKMILALEETEFVDPTGNQVLIRMEAAPINPSDLFLMTGGADLEGAAYSAGRIELQVHPQAAALQAARHGVPQTIGNEGAGTVISAGDGEMAQALMGQRVACVPGNAFGEYALADAKMCIPLGDHTVEEGASSFINPMTALGFVETAKREGNNAIIHAAAASNLGQMLCRICREDGLELVNIVRKQEQAELLKSQGAVHVVNSSDSDFEQSLADAIDKTEAFLGFDPIGGGTMTDSCLRAMERVAAAKLPEFNRYGSDQPKKMYIYGRLDKSPTILTPAFGFQWTVSGWLLMPFLASCDMSTLTSMRKRVVSGLKTTFASSYKTRVGLDEMLTKAAFLDYAQMKTGEKYLVTPQA comes from the coding sequence ATGACGACCACAGGCCGGCAACTCACGTCCACGCTTTATCCAGATGGCAAGATGATACTCGCGCTGGAAGAGACCGAATTCGTCGATCCTACTGGGAACCAGGTGCTGATAAGAATGGAAGCGGCCCCGATCAATCCATCGGATCTTTTCCTGATGACAGGCGGCGCTGACCTTGAAGGCGCGGCATATTCAGCGGGACGGATAGAGCTGCAAGTTCACCCGCAGGCCGCCGCCTTGCAGGCCGCTCGCCACGGCGTGCCGCAAACCATTGGCAATGAAGGTGCCGGAACCGTCATATCGGCCGGTGACGGTGAAATGGCGCAGGCCCTGATGGGTCAGCGCGTCGCCTGCGTGCCCGGCAATGCCTTTGGCGAATATGCGCTGGCCGATGCGAAGATGTGCATTCCGCTTGGCGATCACACCGTTGAAGAGGGGGCGAGCTCCTTCATCAATCCGATGACGGCATTGGGATTTGTGGAAACGGCCAAACGCGAAGGCAACAATGCCATCATTCACGCCGCTGCCGCATCAAACCTTGGCCAGATGCTCTGTCGTATCTGCCGAGAGGATGGTTTGGAACTGGTCAATATCGTGCGCAAGCAGGAGCAGGCCGAATTGCTCAAATCACAAGGTGCAGTCCATGTGGTCAACAGTTCGGACAGCGATTTCGAGCAATCGTTGGCCGATGCAATTGATAAGACCGAAGCGTTTCTGGGTTTCGATCCGATCGGCGGCGGCACTATGACAGATAGCTGCCTTCGCGCCATGGAGCGCGTGGCTGCGGCGAAATTGCCTGAATTCAACCGCTATGGCTCTGACCAGCCGAAGAAAATGTATATTTATGGTAGGCTCGACAAGTCTCCCACCATCCTCACCCCAGCATTCGGTTTTCAATGGACGGTTTCAGGCTGGCTGCTGATGCCCTTCCTTGCCAGCTGCGACATGTCCACGTTGACTTCGATGCGCAAACGCGTGGTCAGTGGATTGAAAACGACATTCGCCAGCTCTTACAAAACCCGTGTCGGCCTTGACGAAATGCTGACCAAAGCTGCGTTTCTGGATTATGCGCAGATGAAGACGGGCGAGAAATATCTCGTCACTCCGCAGGCCTGA